One window of the Trypanosoma brucei gambiense DAL972 chromosome 5, complete sequence genome contains the following:
- a CDS encoding histone H4, putative encodes MRACAVPPHSAISFSVSTIPISTPPSSSLSLTLHVYVLMYRKQTTSTKSTYNMAKGKKSGEAKGSQKRQKKVLRENVRGITRGSIRRLARRGGVKRISGVIYDEVRGVLKSFVEGVVRDATAYTEYSRKKTVTAVDVVNALRKRGKILYGYA; translated from the coding sequence ATGCGGGCCTGTGCCGTGCCACCACACTCTGCCATTTCTTTTAGTGTTTCCACTATTCCCATttcaactcctccttcttcatccctttctcttACGTTACATGTGTATGTTCTGATGTACAGAAAGCAAACTACAAGCACAAAAAGCACATACAATATGGCGAAGGGTAAGAAGAGTGGTGAGGCTAAGGGATCGCAGAAGCGCCAGAAGAAGGTCCTCCGTGAGAATGTGCGCGGAATCACCCGCGGTTCCATCCGCCGCCTCGCCCGCCGTGGTGGAGTGAAACGCATCTCTGGCGTTATCTACGACGAGGTGCGTGGTGTGCTAAAGTCATTCGTGGAGGGTGTTGTTCGTGATGCGACGGCATACACTGAGTACTCCCGCAAAAAGACTGTAACGGCTGTTGACGTGGTCAATGCGCTTCGCAAGCGCGGCAAGATTCTGTACGGTTATGCATAA
- a CDS encoding ATP-dependent DEAD/H RNA helicase, putative, with amino-acid sequence MDERQMEDKRTARKRRWAERQERSRLNRSEGEALRKQRQELRAALDAVDEGKQELVEQISYTRFDQLPLSQRTQLGLERGGYKLLTPIQSDALHLALAGYDVLGAARTGSGKTLCFIVPLLELLYVEQWEAEMGIGALVLSPTRELALQIFKVLQLVGYKHVMSAALLTGGRDVNEERKRVSAISIIVGTPGRVLHHLEDDDSLVTDNLQMLVMDEADRLLDMGFREVLSGILKQLPTQRQTLMFSATQTTDVQMLGQMSLRNQRYVSAHAECAAPTPSTLCQNFVVVELHRKLDVLLLFLKRHPNDKFVVFVSTCNQVRYMYLAFAKILKKMHLPCMCLTSKMKQFRREEVFLTFCRCKNAVLFCTDVAARGLDFPLIHWSVQFDCPDSAQTYIHRAGRTARAGARGVSLLFLTPREVPMLSFLAHKHIPLREIAVRPQMLRESKEIFVALVVQGLKYEAQKAFIAYLRSVYFAANKLVFDVKSIDVAPFAHSLGLMKVPDMSELGNLQRGAKNLPWDVVNFMAKRDAKEVADAKSRRERHLTASDMFRTLQQKQRYATTDSTDVDLAADANINGEDEEKNDPFLVKKPHEKGNEDHLDEGMQLTFTERMAGLSKRKVRKYIESADLRVRDLGLSKRVVYDEDDDAEEDEINMRIANEGQDIGINVEGGSGSDNDLGDVPEKFAERLRQRVTQDSAADNERAKKLRRLRRLQRSGKISRKTALEDISAPKGTTDAVDSDDHTDDNSPQQSSNDYDDGDISVHSSDSFTRLIKAAKGELFSDNEDEDISSSYNGNFETEKKKNEKKKKEKRRKPFKKNNKLSHPTKK; translated from the coding sequence ATGGATGAAAGGCAGATGGAGGATAAGCGCACCGCGCGGAAGCGGCGGTGGGCGGAGAGACAGGAACGGTCTCGGTTAAATCGATCTGAGGGTGAGGCATTACGTAAACAGCGCCAGGAGTTGCGTGCGGCGCTGGATGCTGTGGAtgaagggaaacaagaacTGGTGGAACAAATATCGTACACGCGTTTTGATCAATTGCCTCTGTCGCAGCGGACACAACTTGGCTTGGAGCGTGGCGGATATAAGCTCCTGACGCCAATTCAGAGTGATGCATTACACTTAGCGCTTGCAGGCTATGACGTCCTTGGGGCCGCCCGCACAGGTTCTGGTAAGACATTATGTTTTATAGTTCCTCTGTTAGAACTCCTGTATGTGGAACAATGGGAGGCGGAGATGGGTATTGGTGCCCTTGTGCTTAGTCCAACGCGTGAACTGGCATTGCAAATATTTAAGGTGCTACAACTTGTAGGTTATAAGCACGTAATGTCCGCCGCGCTTTTGACCGGTGGTCGCGATGTGAATGAGGAGCGGAAGCGTGTTTCCGCCATAAGTATCATCGTTGGGACTCCGGGTCGtgtattacaccaccttgaGGATGACGATAGCCTTGTGACTGATAATCTTCAAATGCTTGTTATGGACGAAGCTGATCGGCTGCTTGACATGGGGTTCCGCGAGGTGCTGAGTGGCATTCTCAAGCAACTTCCAACGCAGCGTCAGACTTTGATGTTCTCGGCGACACAAACAACGGATGTGCAAATGCTCGGGCAGATGTCTCTGCGGAATCAACGGTACGTGTCGGCGCATGCTGAGTGCGCCGCCCCAACCCCATCCACACTTTGTCAGAACTTCGTCGTTGTGGAACTGCATCGCAAGTTGGACGTACTGCTGCTCTTCCTGAAGCGCCACCCGAATGACAAGTTTGTTGTGTTCGTCAGTACGTGCAACCAAGTGCGGTACATGTATCTCGCCTTCGCTAAAATactgaagaagatgcacCTGCCATGTATGTGCCTTACTAGTAAAATGAAACAGTTCCGCCGTGAAGAGGTATTCCTCACGTTCTGTCGTTGCAAGAATGCGGTCCTGTTTTGCACCGATGTCGCAGCACGTGGGCTTGATTTCCCACTTATTCACTGGTCTGTGCAGTTCGATTGTCCAGACAGCGCTCAAACTTATATTCATCGAGCAGGTCGTACGGCGCGGGCGGGTGCTCGGGGCGTCAGTCTACTTTTCCTAACCCCGCGGGAGGTACCAATGCTGTCCTTTTTGGCCCACAAGCACATTCCACTACGGGAGATTGCGGTACGTCCCCAAATGCTCCGGGAATCGAAGGAGATATTTGTTGCACTCGTAGTACAGGGCCTCAAGTATGAGGCCCAGAAGGCATTTATTGCTTATCTACGCTCTGTGTACTTTGCAGCGAATAAACTTGTTTTTGATGTGAAATCTATCGATGTAGCACCATTTGCCCATTCCCTTGGTTTGATGAAGGTTCCGGACATGTCAGAGTTGGGGAATTTGCAGCGGGGAGCGAAGAATCTTCCGTGGGATGTTGTTAACTTCATGGCGAAACGTGACGCGAAAGAGGTAGCAGATGCAAAGTCACGACGTGAAAGGCACTTGACTGCCTCCGACATGTTCCGCACGCTTCAACAGAAACAGCGGTATGCAACAACCGACAGCACGGATGTTGATTTAGCTGCCGATGCAAACATCAACGGAGAAgacgaagagaaaaatgacCCTTTTCTAGTCAAAAAGCCGCACGAAAAAGGCAACGAGGATCATCTGGATGAAGGGATGCAGTTGACATTTACCGAACGAATGGCAGGGCTTTCTAAACGCAAGGTTCGGAAGTATATTGAGTCTGCTGACCTTCGTGTGCGTGACCTTGGCCTCAGTAAGAGAGTTGTCTACGATGAGGATGACGATGCGGAAGAGGATGAAATCAATATGCGCATAGCAAATGAAGGGCAAGACATCGGTATTAATGTCGAAGGTGGCAGTGGAAGTGATAATGACCTTGGCGACGTGCCCGAGAAATTTGCTGAACGGTTAAGACAACGCGTTACACAAGACTCCGCTGCAGATAATGAGCGAGCAAAGAAACTTCGTCGCCTTCGACGTCTTCAGCGTAGTGGAAAGATTTCACGCAAAACGGCTCTTGAAGACATCAGCGCACCAAAGGGAACAACAGATGCAGTGGACAGCGACGATCATACAGATGACAACAGCCCTCAACAGAGCAGCAACGATTATGACGATGGAGACATCAGCGTACACAGCTCTGACTCCTTCACACGTCTTATCAAGGCAGCAAAGGGAGAACTATTCTCAGacaatgaagatgaagatatCAGCAGTAGCTACAACGGCAACTTCgaaacggaaaagaagaagaacgaaaaaaagaaaaaagaaaaaagaagaaaaccgtttaaaaaaaataataaattatCCCACcccacaaaaaagtaa
- a CDS encoding Serine peptidase, Clan SC, Family S9A, putative: MSTSSEHSEPDIVQPPKYGRVEYRMEHFGDARTDPYHWLRDGRSSEVRKLLRRENAHMESAFAAYGGKRLSRTLYNQMRARWKEDEASLPYRDRSYWYYSRTVPNADHPLFCRRPVSVDSGTFVEEVAHLWAQDPHAPLPAYEDEVVFFDLNLFARELRLDYVELGDMEVSPDEQQLAVTVDCSSGREVFTIFIVEITNVNYEQWLHQHSELGRAWAAAMAQSKLSIYNSPTSALPRYSSSKSFSAADDYTFRTSRKSVSTGDIVDAFQSAPSSSQFTSGAGGVSVGGSERGSTNASVTSADAFFAASAFSRKPAPSHKVKRRIDVFDATDEVLWLSSTTLLYLGLDSRMRSHRVIFHDLTADEDSPHSDVICYEEPNEAFWVSSLCYSADDRFAMFTTSSSGSTQVYVMPCDEGKKRWVSGVPVVHCGFASGGDSDDIRSNGGPTCSTSRTTSIHTTRSNADFVGGGHASAAVHRFTDRAEDVDLDLDHHSSLFGEAIGAWVIVITSLKRGSGHWRVAYVLDDKMLWDESQNLSLCESTMWQTLFTYDPQIFVEGVECWRDYLLLSVRQAASSTVLLLPVRKLWSHWLDNRDSGSSCLPPLSVRHDALDLRAVVCYPLVSVSNVCFSVEKFYQMQWREQERQEFEGGLGESDCVHFVRSCAGDDVFDTRTWRLVVAHPTIPSVTFSCTLGGVEEGEMSLSVKKLYQVPVGGTPFCADDYDATIVWVPSDYGFRSDLLLQMLPTKEPPDVVGIPVYLCWKKSLLERGGNPMFLTVYGSYGECCDVDFESERLALLDRGFVWGAAAVRGGGELGTGWRVAGRKLQRGTTVNDFVSVASFMQKTGWCADGRLVVSGASAGGFVVTAAMNIAPHLFLAVVASVPFVDCLTTLLDPTLPLTVSEWEEFGNPLEDAEAYSIIRALSPMDNIPPPGVALPHIMMLTAWHDTRVGYWESLAFVARLRERREKERANRGNTSMCDGKPCAERAILHYCDFAVGHGGATGRYQRLKEVAREYAFVVLVQEAAEQSST; encoded by the coding sequence ATGTCAACCTCCTCAGAGCATAGTGAACCCGACATCGTTCAACCCCCCAAGTATGGGCGTGTAGAGTACCGAATGGAGCATTTTGGCGATGCCCGCACTGATCCGTACCATTGGTTGCGGGATGGACGGAGTTCGGAGGTGCGGAAACTACTTAGGCGCGAGAATGCACATATGGAGTCTGCCTTCGCCGCATATGGTGGAAAGCGTCTGAGTCGTACGCTGTATAATCAAATGCGGGCTCGATGGAAAGAGGATGAAGCATCCCTTCCTTACCGTGACCGCAGTTATTGGTACTATTCACGTACCGTGCCGAATGCCGATCATCCATTGTTCTGCCGTCGTCCCGTCTCGGTGGACTCGGGGACATTTGTGGAGGAGGTTGCGCACCTGTGGGCCCAAGACCCCCATGCACCGCTTCCTGCTTACGAAGATGAGGTTGTGTTTTTCGACTTGAATCTTTTTGCCCGCGAGCTCAGACTCGACTACGTTGAGTTGGGTGACATGGAAGTGTCGCCGGACGAGCAGCAGCTGGCGGTTACCGTTGACTGTTCCAGTGGCCGCGAGGTGTTCACAATATTCATTGTAGAAATAACAAATGTTAATTATGAGCAGTGGCTCCACCAACACTCAGAGTTAGGCCGCGCTTGGGCGGCTGCCATGGCGCAGTCAAAGCTGTCCATATACAACTCACCCACGAGCGCCCTCCCAAGGTATTCCAGCTCAAAATCATTTTCGGCGGCGGATGATTATACCTTCCGGACTTCGAGGAAAAGTGTTTCTACCGGAGATATTGTGGATGCGTTTCAATCCGCCCCATCATCATCTCAGTTCACCTCAGGTGCCGGGGGTGTGAGCGTCGGTGGTTCGGAGAGGGGGTCGACTAACGCTTCTGTAACTTCTGCTGACGCTTTCTTTGCGGCTAGTGCATTCAGTCGAAAACCAGCTCCGTCACACAAGGTGAAACGACGTATTGACGTTTTCGACGCTACCGATGAGGTGCTGTGGCTTTCCTCCACGACGCTACTGTACTTGGGTCTTGATAGTAGGATGCGTTCCCACCGAGTTATCTTTCATGACCTCACTGCGGATGAGGATTCCCCACATTCAGACGTTATTTGTTATGAGGAGCCCAACGAAGCTTTTTGGGTCAGTTCGTTGTGCTATTCTGCGGATGATAGGTTTGCAATGTTCACTACCTCCAGCTCTGGTAGCACACAGGTATACGTTATGCCGTGtgatgagggaaagaagcgGTGGGTGAGCGGTGTTCCTGTTGTTCACTGTGGCTTTGCAAGTGGTGGAGACAGTGACGACATTCGGAGTAACGGTGGTCCCACATGCAGTACTTCTCGTACCACTTCTATTCATACCACCCGCAGCAACGCTGATTTTGTTGGAGGGGGGCATGCCAGTGCCGCAGTACATCGATTCACTGATCGAGCCGAGGATGTTGACCTTGATCTTGATCACCACAGTTCACTTTTTGGGGAAGCCATCGGTGCATGGGTGATTGTTATAACCAGTTTAAAGCGGGGTAGCGGTCATTGGCGTGTGGCTTACGTGCTTGATGATAAAATGTTGTGGGATGAAAGCCAGAACCTTTCACTTTGCGAATCCACCATGTGGCAAACTCTCTTCACATACGACCCTCAGATTTTTGTCGAGGGTGTGGAGTGCTGGCGAGATTACTTGCTTCTCAGTGTTCGCCAAGCAGCATCTTCCACAGTACTGTTGCTTCCTGTGCGAAAGTTGTGGAGTCATTGGTTAGACAATAGGGATTCCGGAAGCAGCTGCCTTCCGCCTCTATCGGTGCGCCACGATGCACTCGATCTCCGGGCTGTGGTTTGCTACCCGCTTGTAAGTGTGAGCAATGTGTGCTTTTCTGTTGAGAAGTTTTACCAGATGCAGTGGCGAGAGCAAGAGCGACAAGAGTTTGAAGGGGGACTCGGGGAATCAGACTGCGTCCACTTTGTGCGGAGTTGCGCGGGCGATGATGTTTTTGACACACGAACGTGGCGCCTCGTCGTCGCTCATCCCACAATCCCGAGTGTGACGTTTTCTTGCACGTTAGGTGGTGTTGAGGAGGGCGAGATGTCCCTTTCTGTCAAGAAGTTGTATCAGGTTCCTGTTGGTGGGACGCCCTTCTGTGCTGATGATTATGACGCGACGATTGTTTGGGTTCCATCGGACTATGGTTTTCGATCCGACTTGTTGTTACAAATGTTGCCCACGAAGGAGCCTCCCGATGTTGTAGGTATCCCGGTTTAtctctgctggaagaaaTCACTTCTGGAGAGGGGTGGGAATCCTATGTTCCTTACTGTCTACGGTAGCTACGGCGAATGTTGTGATGTTGACTTCGAGTCCGAGCGACTGGCGCTACTCGACCGGGGATTTGTATGGGGGGCCGCTGCCGTACGGGGTGGTGGGGAATTGGGGACCGGGTGGCGAGTTGCGGGCCGCAAGTTACAGCGGGGAACGACTGTGAATGACTTCGTTAGCGTAGCTTCGTTCATGCAAAAGACGGGATGGTGTGCCGACGGCCGATTGGTGGTTTCTGGTGCCTCCGCTGGTGGCTTTGTTGTGACAGCCGCTATGAATATCGCCCCTCATTTGTTCTTGGCGGTCGTTGCATCCGTTCCTTTCGTTGATTGTCTCACGACGCTTCTTGACCCCACGCTTCCCCTAACGGTCAGTGAGTGGGAGGAATTTGGGAATCCCCTTGAAGATGCTGAGGCATACAGTATCATCCGTGCGCTTTCGCCCATGGATAATATACCTCCCCCGGGAGTGGCGCTCCCACATATCATGATGCTGACTGCTTGGCATGACACCCGTGTTGGGTATTGGGAGTCCCTTGCATTCGTAGCGCGTTTGCGCGAGCGtcgagagaaggaaagagccAATCGAGGTAATACAAGTATGTGTGATGGTAAACCCTGTGCTGAAAGGGCAATTTTGCATTATTGCGACTTTGCTGTCGGCCACGGCGGGGCGACAGGTCGATATCAGCGGCTGAAGGAAGTTGCGCGCGAGTATGCTTTTGTCGTACTCGTTCAAGAGGCTGCTGAGCAGTCTAGCACATAG
- a CDS encoding GTP-binding protein, putative — MQSLGRSIQRSKQAAQRSSRTKYRQMMEAERNAAMVREMEEQEHQRRKGAPLKSIWETNNLEEFLLIADAQEKGYEAARDLHLVVDGTPHVVTNDKVLPLSDDRVDWLKISELLTIPRRPQWSYDMTAQEVQSLEASAFFEWRRRLAQLEEKHKVVMTPYEKNLEVWRQLWRVTERADIVLMILDARNPLVFRCADFELSVRETMGKAGKPKEVVFLLNKSDLLTEEQRRVWADYFTERGEAFIFFSATPSDSKKKESVHCAGVDGESEHDGSEGVASDHMTGSAGIGAEREVTTLGNDEDEDLFSVDNEKDFSKLMRNKKEKRRHNKKSLRAPVVVANPYQLIHQRKVCKEQLILRKQQPHNLNRPPQPLTADEKARDDRVSKLSSLDPWAVLDPEQLLDRLAMWRKSCSITDTETPLMVGLVGYPNVGKSSTINAILGCKKVVVSATPGKTKHFQTLVIPNERRVALCDCPGLVFPSFASTRAQMVCDGILPIDTATDVEAAIAILCQRIPRQVLEQQFNVSLRAGDDRDESHSLMERLLNAVARRRGYLGAHDRPNRSRAGRDILKLYVDGVLLYVEPPPSYHPHVSDIAAYVSQYKGKEGVIVDKSKRDSNHSVTEADLDGASEGDGDEWEDASSCASDLDDYDAEAWEALDRAAADRALSDADSVGSRDLEGDNGVADMAVPKFYVRQKGACGTLTRQEALNAEANVKRILMGMKNAARRRRRTNHQLDPADDVFINAEGEVELIIDDDDGIVEIGGASPCGKGGSSPRAVQAVENTKKMSKRQMRRELKRSGVGPVNPTTRRQVVQGY; from the coding sequence ATGCAATCGTTGGGGAGGAGCATTCAGCGCTCCAAGCAGGCGGCGCAGCGCAGCAGCCGCACGAAATACCGGCAAATGATGGAGGCTGAGCGTAACGCCGCTATGGTTCGTGAGATGGAAGAACAAGAACACCAGCGACGCAAGGGTGCCCCCCTGAAGTCCATATGGGAGACAAATAACCTTGAGGAGTTCCTGTTGATTGCTGACGCACAAGAAAAGGGCTACGAAGCCGCGCGGGATCTTCATCTTGTCGTTGACGGAACACCACATGTTGTGACAAATGACAAAGTGTTGCCTCTGAGTGATGACAGAGTGGATTGGTTGAAAATAAGCGAACTACTGACTATTCCCCGCAGGCCGCAGTGGAGTTATGACATGACCGCACAGGAGGTGCAATCCCTGGAGGCCTCCGCTTTTTTTGAGTGGCGGCGGCGGCTTGCACAGTTGGAGGAAAAGCACAAAGTTGTTATGACACCATACGAAAAGAACTTGGAGGTCTGGCGGCAGTTGTGGCGCGTAACGGAGCGGGCGGATATCGTTCTAATGATTCTTGATGCAAGGAATCCCCTAGTGTTTCGTTGCGCTGACTTTGAATTAAGTGTTAGAGAAACTATGGGTAAGGCAGGTAAACCTAAGGAGGTTGTATTCCTTCTCAACAAGTCTGACCTTCTAACCGAGGAACAACGTCGTGTGTGGGCGGACTATTTCACAGAGCGTGGGGAGgcgttcatttttttctccgcCACACCATCTGATagtaagaaaaaggagtCAGTACATTGTGCTGGTGTTGATGGGGAAAGTGAACATGATGGTTCGGAGGGTGTAGCGAGTGACCACATGACCGGCAGCGCTGGCATTGGGGCGGAGCGAGAAGTGACCACGCTTGGaaatgatgaggatgaagattTATTCAGCGTTGACAATGAAAAGGACTTCTCCAAGCTTAtgcgaaacaaaaaggagaaaaggcgTCATAACAAGAAGTCCCTTCGTGCCCCAGTGGTAGTAGCAAATCCATATCAACTTATTCATCAGCGGAAGGTCTGTAAGGAGCAGTTAATCCTTCGGAAACAGCAACCCCATAATCTGAACCGCCCACCTCAGCCACTAACAGCAGATGAGAAGGCGAGGGATGACCGTGTGTCAAAACTCTCCTCACTTGATCCATGGGCAGTGTTGGATCCGGAGCAGCTTCTGGACCGCCTCGCCATGTGGCGCAAGTCATGTAGCATCACCGATACAGAGACGCCATTGATGGTTGGTCTTGTTGGTTACCCCAATGTTGGGAAATCGTCCACAATTAATGCCATATTAGGTTGCAAAAAGGTTGTTGTGAGTGCCACACCAGGCAAAACGAAGCACTTCCAGACGCTTGTTATTCCCAATGAGCGGCGCGTTGCGCTCTGTGACTGTCCTGGCCTTGTGTTTCCCTCATTTGCCTCTACCCGGGCTCAGATGGTATGCGATGGGATACTTCCCATAGATACTGCAACCGATGTGGAAGCGGCCATTGCCATTTTGTGCCAGCGGATTCCACGACAGGTACTTGAGCAGCAGTTTAACGTGTCATTGAGAGCGGGTGATGACAGGGATGAGAGCCACTCGTTGATGGAACGGCTCCTGAATGCCGTGGCCCGCCGTCGCGGTTATTTGGGGGCGCACGATCGGCCAAACAGGTCCCGTGCGGGACGTGATATACTGAAGTTATATGTGGACGGTGTTCTTCTTTACGTGGAGCCACCACCCAGCTACCACCCTCACGTGAGTGACATAGCCGCTTATGTGTCCCaatacaaaggaaaagaaggtgtTATAGttgacaaaagcaaaagggacTCTAACCACTCAGTTACGGAGGCGGATTTGGATGGCGCGTCAGAAGGTGATGGAGACGAGTGGGAAGACGCAAGCAGCTGCGCAAGTGATCTGGATGATTATGACGCGGAAGCATGGGAGGCACTTGACCGTGCGGCGGCCGACCGTGCTCTTAGCGATGCTGACAGTGTTGGAAGTCGCGACCTGGAAGGTGATAATGGCGTAGCGGATATGGCGGTGCCGAAGTTCTACGTCCGACAAAAAGGGGCATGTGGGACCCTTACACGACAGGAAGCCCTCAACGCTGAAGCCAACGTGAAACGTATTCTAATGGGGATGAAAAATGCAGCTCGGAGGCGGCGACGCACCAATCATCAGCTTGATCCTGCGGATGATGTTTTCATCAATGCTGAGGGTGAAGTAGAACTCATCATTGATGATGACGACGGGATCGTTGAGATCGGAGGTGCGTCGCCTTGTGGCAAAGGAGGGAGTTCGCCTCGCGCGGTGCAAGCCGTGGAGAATACGAAGAAAATGTCTAAGCGACAAATGCGTCGTGAGTTGAAGCGGTCCGGTGTTGGTCCTGTTAACCCCACCACCCGCAGGCAGGTTGTTCAAGGTTACTAA
- a CDS encoding histone H4, putative, with translation MYRKQTTSTKSTYNMAKGKKSGEAKGSQKRQKKVLRENVRGITRGSIRRLARRGGVKRISGVIYDEVRGVLKSFVEGVVRDATAYTEYSRKKTVTAVDVVNALRKRGKILYGYA, from the coding sequence ATGTACAGAAAGCAAACTACAAGCACAAAAAGCACATACAATATGGCGAAGGGTAAGAAGAGTGGTGAGGCTAAGGGATCGCAGAAGCGCCAGAAGAAGGTCCTCCGTGAGAATGTGCGCGGAATCACCCGCGGTTCCATCCGCCGCCTCGCCCGCCGTGGTGGAGTGAAACGCATCTCTGGCGTTATCTACGACGAGGTGCGTGGTGTGCTAAAGTCATTCGTGGAGGGTGTTGTTCGTGATGCGACGGCATACACTGAGTACTCCCGCAAAAAGACTGTAACGGCTGTTGACGTGGTCAATGCGCTTCGCAAGCGCGGCAAGATTCTGTACGGTTATGCATAA
- a CDS encoding dihydrolipoamide branched chain transacylase,putative, which produces MRSFMYMCRQVQGARFIQITRSRCGRTIPYKLADIGEGIKEVEVVTLYVKPGDRIGEFEKICEVQSDKATVEITSRYAGVITTVHIEAGEKAHVGEPIVDIEVNDTDETQKPSCGTVDCNVSDQFNSGGVPVAEGGDSCAADCTTEISKDFTKVLATPAVREFARNRGVNITDVKGTGKDGRVLREDVLSYAGKSCYNDDVVVRLDTGLRKAMVSSMTKAGSVPSFTACDEVEVSQLLNFQQILRDALNSSSEGVRDGSKVSLMPLFIKAASQSLLQYPELNAHVSSECDKLFVKKAHHIGFAMDTPKGLVVPVVRDVQQKSVAELVHEVNELVTLGRKSQIPPNRMKDGTFTLSNIGPIGAIYATPMLNPPQVAIGAIGRIQQLPRFDASGNVVRANILAMSWTADHRVIDGATLVRFSNAFKRCLESPGLLIAGEVA; this is translated from the coding sequence ATGAGATCGTTTATGTACATGTGCCGTCAGGTTCAGGGTGCGCGCTTCATTCAAATCACTCGCTCACGATGCGGGCGCACGATTCCATACAAATTGGCTGATATTGGTGAAGGCATCAAAGAGGTTGAAGTTGTGACTCTCTACGTGAAACCCGGTGACAGGATTGGGGAATTTGAGAAAATATGTGAGGTGCAAAGTGACAAGGCAACAGTGGAGATTACCTCCAGGTATGCTGGTGTGATTACTACCGTTCACATCGAAGCTGGAGAAAAGGCACACGTTGGTGAGCCCATTGTTGATATTGAGGTTAATGATACGGATGAAACTCAAAAGCCTTCGTGTGGTACTGTTGATTGCAATGTAAGTGACCAATTTAACAGTGGAGGAGTGCCTGTGGCGGAAGGAGGCGATTCGTGTGCAGCTGATTGTACTACAGAAATTTCCAAGGATTTTACAAAAGTTTTGGCCACACCGGCGGTGAGGGAATTCGCTCGCAACCGCGGAGTGAATATTACGGATGTGAAGGGCACAGGTAAAGATGGACGTGTGCTTCGGGAGGATGTTCTCTCATATGCTGGAAAGTCTTGCTATAATGACGATGTTGTGGTGAGACTTGATACCGGTCTTAGGAAGGCCATGGTTTCAAGCATGACGAAGGCGGGAAGTGTTCCCAGTTTTACGGCTTGTGATGAGGTAGAGGTGTCGCAGCTTTTAAACTTTCAGCAGATTCTACGCGATGCATTAAATTCATCAAGTGAAGGTGTACGTGATGGGAGCAAGGTGTCGCTCATGCCTCTTTTCATCAAAGCTGCCTCACAGTCGCTATTGCAGTACCCAGAATTAAATGCACATGTTTCTTCAGAGTGCGATAAACTTTTTGTGAAGAAGGCGCATCATATTGGTTTTGCGATGGACACTCCGAAAGGTCTCGTTGTCCCCGTTGTGCGAGATGTTCAGCAGAAAAGTGTGGCTGAACTTGTGCACGAAGTGAATGAGTTAGTGACATTGGGCCGTAAGAGTCAAATACCTCCCAACCGCATGAAGGACGGCACTTTTACGTTGAGCAACATCGGCCCCATTGGGGCAATATATGCCACGCCGATGCTTAATCCACCTCAAGTTGCAATTGGTGCCATTGGACGAATACAACAGTTACCCCGCTTTGACGCGAGTGGAAATGTTGTAAGGGCAAATATCCTCGCAATGTCATGGACAGCTGACCACCGTGTTATTGACGGGGCGACACTCGTGCGATTCAGTAATGCATTTAAGCGTTGCCTCGAGTCTCCCGGTTTGTTGATTGCGGGTGAGGTGGCGTGA
- a CDS encoding histone H4, putative: MRACAVPPHSAISFSVSTIPISTPPSSSLSLTLHVYVLMYRKQTTSTNSTYNMAKGKKSGEAKGSQKRQKKVLRENVRGITRGSIRRLARRGGVKRISGVIYDEVRGVLKSFVEGVVRDATAYTEYSRKKTVTAVDVVNALRKRGKILYGYA, translated from the coding sequence ATGCGGGCCTGTGCCGTGCCACCACACTCTGCCATTTCTTTTAGTGTTTCCACTATTCCCATttcaactcctccttcttcatccctttctcttACGTTACATGTGTATGTTCTGATGTACAGAAAGCAAactacaagcacaaacagcacatacAATATGGCGAAGGGTAAGAAGAGTGGTGAGGCTAAGGGATCGCAGAAGCGCCAGAAGAAGGTCCTCCGTGAGAATGTGCGCGGAATCACCCGCGGTTCCATCCGCCGCCTCGCCCGCCGTGGTGGAGTGAAACGCATCTCTGGCGTTATCTACGACGAGGTGCGTGGTGTGCTAAAGTCATTCGTGGAGGGTGTTGTTCGTGATGCGACGGCATACACTGAGTACTCCCGCAAAAAGACTGTAACGGCTGTTGACGTGGTCAATGCGCTTCGCAAGCGCGGCAAGATTCTGTACGGTTATGCATAA